A stretch of the Clarias gariepinus isolate MV-2021 ecotype Netherlands chromosome 26, CGAR_prim_01v2, whole genome shotgun sequence genome encodes the following:
- the zmp:0000000991 gene encoding uncharacterized protein zmp:0000000991 isoform X2, with protein MFTSTIVSVLAPHWSGRLRRHKRGFSDVGPDTAQSTNQSALSQNEQQQRFPLQQIQAQSGVTRSSDEWQNESFSHLSESKSQFLKTSSVRMNKHAEDQRTEFMRPLHVSMDSSEVPRPAMSLQVHNYRRMAQSVDQGDSFSSLRSRPTTSTLLLSSRRMNSRKPIPQSFQMNRQLSASISSLNLPSKSILRSSQPQLNLVSSNNPAEETLLRKNFLASSDQLSVTHKPKALSPNWAERDFSSKHRYLITGNFDKTPPTTDDTTRERLFSNYTRFNQSETLKSATDHGAVDRRITSTKTVQDFSCRISERSGMFSPKENANSVFVFPQPLPNFNSDSVLKRQVSKISMTSTNRKPSTFVQSNIINNMNNSSMTSTTNSSTGPRTNHPFATSPSVSLTPAPMTQADQNNVQNSSKPSSSPVNSLNIRTFTESLNFSPLKDSVEERSPSHLWSNYLNSKRQENVSNQSPLDEQSPLSTSEFKPRRVCIPSIYTYLRETSSPKSTQVSPALSSPSPQNVSLKQIQEENKNSRKLQFTFDLNSFESQDPPLKPDSSSTSAPQSLPPDTGKKTVSRISQSPYSTLISTREAVKSISSPPVGQQHSRSLSYGSSPVDAKSSKVGKRSYTSVIRDRMNQRKVSLGEQVGATNIQPAAETDSVYQDRVSKSSTDAKFPDCQTNTLIPTATHPKQTDMSTTVITNIPHEEHNGIFLSWGDKNNTYANDTLNAKDLSFSLGPSLVSEEMQREALTGTAQTNQTFQESQSSNSKKSLFSMRSKKENALSSSPSASKEGLAVKNGEMTGVKTKKVDQVLNRLRQTFGGRFSEDSDITNKRKTKKEEAFNIKAFESVKKEKESDHLTVTRQIKPEEVLDVKTSERARKLDRTVNQTVRTQAKPEEVLDIKGSERTRNLDETVDLTVRTRTKPEEISHRKTTERNRKRDQTVDMTFRTQTKPEKVLGIIDSERTKKLDQMIDLTFRTQTIPEKVLDIKDSERTRKLDQMVAMAFKTQTKPEEVLNIKASERTRKLDQTGDLTFRTQTKPEEVLDSMASERTNLVDQTDDFTVRRKINNKTCLDIMTSKTRRKAEQRLSSIQTVKSPNSPKTLTKTITFMTDPCDSSSTKLDFRHEKQDTSSDNDNHKRLEEERRNQLLAKPLSPNWLAPDNINFYATLPLGKRSRLGPSPTLSPYECFSEDEQSDNVFFSNVLTKKKNTSFGESENVAQQNNSVKIWEQKSSGVKVTSPCADLKYGLHRGRSVSVSSVVSGRPSGPGRISTGSRQSSISDLSSLDGFVPKSRHSSMNSPVGSPENQISYKGPSGRLSSEGLLRSPDNLEAISFLWDMETDPTPPSSPPYARRMSQVSSPSSASSWTSPDSSSPRGFLPSRTYRSTLSAFKESGSESTTDDEYYLNSDDDDEKETEL; from the coding sequence ATGTTTACTTCTACCATAGTCTCTGTTCTTGCTCCTCATTGGAGCGGACGCCTTAGGAGGCACAAACGAGGCTTTAGTGATGTTGGGCCAGATACTGCACAGAGTACAAACCAGTCTGCTTTGAGTCAGAATGAACAGCAGCAACGTTTTCCCCTCCAACAGATACAGGCGCAGAGTGGAGTCACCAGGAGTTCTGATGAATGGCAAAACGAAAGCTTTTCACACCTCTCTGAATCAAAATCACAATTTTTGAAGACCAGCTCAGTGAGAATGAACAAGCATGCAGAGGACCAAAGAACAGAGTTTATGAGGCCCCTGCATGTGTCAATGGACTCCAGTGAGGTGCCTAGACCTGCCATGTCACTTCAAGTTCATAACTACAGAAGGATGGCACAGTCAGTGGATCAAGGAGACTCCTTCTCTTCGCTAAGGTCTAGGCCAACCACAAGCACTTTGCTTTTGTCTTCCAGAAGAATGAATTCGAGAAAACCTATTCCTCAATCCTTTCAAATGAACAGGCAGTTATCCGCATCCATCAGCTCTCTAAATTTACCAAGTAAAAGTATATTGAGGTCTTCCCAACCACAACTCAACCTTGTTTCCTCAAATAATCCAGCCGAAGAGACACTTCTGAGAAAAAACTTTCTTGCCTCTTCTGACCAACTTTCAGTCACACACAAACCTAAGGCCCTCTCTCCAAATTGGGCAGAGAGAGACTTCTCAAGTAAGCATCGTTATTTAATCACTGGGAATTTTGACAAAACTCCTCCTACTACAGATGATACAACCAGGGAAAGACTGTTTTCGAACTATACAAGATTCAACCAATCAGAGACGCTCAAATCTGCTACGGATCATGGAGCAGTTGACCGGAGAATCACTTCCACGAAAACTGTTCAGGATTTTAGTTGTAGGATCTCAGAAAGATCTGGTATGTTTTCTCCAAAGGAGAATGCAAATAGTGTATTTGTTTTCCCACAACCCCTCCCAAACTTTAATTCTGATAGTGTACTTAAGAGACAGGTCAGCAAGATATCAATGACGAGCACGAACCGTAAACCTAGCACTTTTGTGCAGTCTAACATTATCAACAATATGAACAACTCAAGCATGACCAGCACTACGAACAGCTCAACTGGCCCCCGAACAAACCATCCATTTGCCACCAGTCCCTCTGTCAGTTTAACTCCAGCACCCATGACGCAGGCTGACCAAAACAATGTTCAGAACTCAAGCAAGCCTTCCTCAAGCCCTGTGAACTCTCTAAACATAAGAACATTTACAGAGAGTCTTAACTTCTCACCTTTGAAAGATTCTGTTGAAGAAAGAAGTCCGTCTCATTTATGGTCAAATTATCTGAACTCTAAGAGACAGGAAAACGTGTCAAATCAAAGCCCTTTAGATGAGCAAAGTCCATTATCTACATCTGAGTTTAAGCCCAGAAGAGTCTGTATTCCGAGCATCTACACATACCTAAGGGAAACCAGTTCACCTAAAAGCACCCAGGTATCTCCAGCATTGAGCTCTCCCAGTCCGCAAAACGTATCACTAAAGCAAatacaggaagaaaataaaaattcaaggAAACTGCAATTTACTTTTGACTTAAACTCATTCGAGTCACAAGATCCCCCTTTAAAACCTGACTCCAGTTCTACCAGTGCACCACAATCCCTGCCACCTGATACTGGTAAAAAAACTGTGTCTCGTATTAGTCAATCCCCTTACTCCACCCTCATCTCTACAAGAGAAGCAGTTAAGAGCATTTCATCTCCACCTGTGGGGCAGCAACACAGTAGATCTTTATCTTATGGTAGTTCACCAGTAGATGCTAAGTCTTCAAAGGTTGGGAAAAGATCCTATACTTCTGTCATCAGAGACCGAATGAATCAAAGGAAGGTATCACTGGGAGAGCAGGTGGGAGCTACCAATATCCAGCCTGCAGCAGAAACAGATTCCGTTTATCAAGATCGCGTCTCGAAAAGCTCAACAGATGCAAAGTTCCCAGACTGTCAAACTAACACCTTAATCCCTACTGCTACACACCCAAAACAGACTGACATGAGCACTACTGTCATTACAAATATCCCTCATGAGGAACATAATGGCATATTTTTGTCTTGGGGTGACAAAAATAACACTTATGCAAATGACACGTTGAATGCCAAagatctttctttttcattaggCCCATCCCTAGTCAGTGAGGAGATGCAAAGAGAAGCCCTAACAGGAACCGCACAAACAAATCAAACATTCCAGGAAAGTCAGAGTTCTAACTCAAAGAAGAGCCTCTTTTCAATGAGAAGTAAGAAAGAGAATGCTCTGTCCTCATCTCCTTCAGCGAGCAAAGAGGGTTTGGCTGTCAAAAATGGTGAGATGACAGGAGTTAAAACCAAGAAAGTGGATCAAGTATTAAATCGGTTAAGGCAAACCTTTGGGGGCAGATTTTCAGAAGACAGTGACATAACAAATAAGAGAAAGACTAAAAAGGAGGAGGCTTTCAATATTAAGGCTTTTGaaagtgttaagaaagaaaaagaaagtgatCATCTGACTGTTACTAGACAGATTAAACCTGAAGAGGTTTTAGACGTGAAGACTTCTGAAAGAGCTCGGAAGCTAGACAGAACGGTAAATCAGACTGTTAGGACGCAGGCTAAACCTGAAGAGGTTTTAGACATCAAGGGTTCTGAAAGAACTAGGAACCTAGACGAAACAGTTGATCTGACTGTTAGGACGAGGACTAAACCTGAGGAGATTTCACACAGAAAGACGACTGAGAGAAATAGAAAACGAGACCAAACGGTCGATATGACCTTTAGGACGCAGACTAAACCTGAAAAGGTTTTAGGCATCATTGATTCTGAAAGAACTAAGAAACTAGACCAAATGATTGATTTGACATTTAGGACACAGACTATACCTGAAAAGGTTTTAGACATCAAGGATTCTGAAAGAACTAggaagctagaccaaatggttGCTATGGCTTTTAAGACGCAGACTAAACCTGAAGAGGTTTTAAACATAAAGGCTTCTGAAAGAACCAGAAAGCTAGACCAAACAGGTGATCTGACCTTTAGGACACAGACTAAGCCTGAAGAGGTTTTAGACAGCATGGCTTCTGAAAGGACTAATTTGGTAGATCAAACAGATGATTTTACAGTCAGAAGAAAGATTAACAATAAGACATGCTTAGACATTATGACTTCTAAAACCAGGAGGAAAGCAGAGCAGAGGCTTTCTTCGATTCAAACTGTAAAATCTCCCAACTCGCCAAAAACTCTTACAAAAACAATCACCTTTATGACAGATCCTTGTGACTCTTCTAGCACCAAATTAGATTTCAGACATGAAAAACAAGATACCTCATCAGATAATGACAATCACAAAAGACTAGAGGAGGAAAGGAGAAATCAACTCCTAGCTAAACCCCTTAGCCCTAACTGGCTTGCGCCAGACAATATCAACTTCTATGCGACACTGCCTCTGGGCAAAAGATCCAGACTTGGTCCTTctccaacactttctccatatGAATGTTTTTCAGAAGATGAACAAAGTGATAACGTGTTTTTCAGCAACGtcctaacaaagaaaaaaaacacttcttttgGTGAGTCAGAAAATGTTGCTCAACAAAACAACAGTGTAAAAATTTGGGAGCAGAAGTCGTCAGGTGTAAAGGTGACCTCTCCCTGTGCTGATCTCAAGTATGGACTGCATCGTGGACGATCCGTCTCTGTTAGCAGTGTAGTTTCAGGGCGTCCGTCAGGTCCTGGACGAATCTCGACAGGATCGAGGCAAAGCAGCATCAGTGACTTGAGCAGCCTAGATGGCTTTGTGCCTAAGAGCCGACATTCAAGCATGAACAGTCCAGTCGGTTCACCTGAGAACCAGATTTCTTATAAGGGACCTTCAGGACGGTTATCATCAGAGGGTCTTCTCAGGAGCCCAGATAACCTGGAGGCCATCTCATTTCTGTGGGACATGGAAACAGATCCAACACCGCCCTCTTCTCCACCGTATGCTCGACGTATGTCCCAGGTCTCCAGCCCATCTTCAGCTAGCAGCTGGACCTCGCCAGATAGCTCGTCTCCTCGTGGATTTCTGCCTTCCAGGACCTACAGGTCCACATTGTCTGCTTTCAAGGAGTCGGGTTCAGAGTCTACTACTGACGATGAATACTATCTCAACAGCGATGATGACGATGAGAAAGAAACAGAACTTTAG
- the zmp:0000000991 gene encoding uncharacterized protein zmp:0000000991 isoform X1 translates to MSTLPSGLKSNCDVSTELWSVCADNSSTRRHSARGFQETREKKCIARASTESIQTAKNLQIRRRTLLKSKGEWVSAPESQDECRSQPRFTSSISLRFPSTKGENSRANIRLATKLRVNDLHTKSDEGTKVADGQRPEFGEKDFLVDALREPTGRTAKDEDVPKSSKDSISSWGNHGANARPSDGVQRGLDLCDRGHPANISAQGHSAGFEHVLELRVTECETAEGQSGLNYPLGQNAEGKFCHRTLISFREDSGSKADSDCQVDACSSSAINQALSLPSFPASSDSNNLKSDLITSSAAMFTSTIVSVLAPHWSGRLRRHKRGFSDVGPDTAQSTNQSALSQNEQQQRFPLQQIQAQSGVTRSSDEWQNESFSHLSESKSQFLKTSSVRMNKHAEDQRTEFMRPLHVSMDSSEVPRPAMSLQVHNYRRMAQSVDQGDSFSSLRSRPTTSTLLLSSRRMNSRKPIPQSFQMNRQLSASISSLNLPSKSILRSSQPQLNLVSSNNPAEETLLRKNFLASSDQLSVTHKPKALSPNWAERDFSSKHRYLITGNFDKTPPTTDDTTRERLFSNYTRFNQSETLKSATDHGAVDRRITSTKTVQDFSCRISERSGMFSPKENANSVFVFPQPLPNFNSDSVLKRQVSKISMTSTNRKPSTFVQSNIINNMNNSSMTSTTNSSTGPRTNHPFATSPSVSLTPAPMTQADQNNVQNSSKPSSSPVNSLNIRTFTESLNFSPLKDSVEERSPSHLWSNYLNSKRQENVSNQSPLDEQSPLSTSEFKPRRVCIPSIYTYLRETSSPKSTQVSPALSSPSPQNVSLKQIQEENKNSRKLQFTFDLNSFESQDPPLKPDSSSTSAPQSLPPDTGKKTVSRISQSPYSTLISTREAVKSISSPPVGQQHSRSLSYGSSPVDAKSSKVGKRSYTSVIRDRMNQRKVSLGEQVGATNIQPAAETDSVYQDRVSKSSTDAKFPDCQTNTLIPTATHPKQTDMSTTVITNIPHEEHNGIFLSWGDKNNTYANDTLNAKDLSFSLGPSLVSEEMQREALTGTAQTNQTFQESQSSNSKKSLFSMRSKKENALSSSPSASKEGLAVKNGEMTGVKTKKVDQVLNRLRQTFGGRFSEDSDITNKRKTKKEEAFNIKAFESVKKEKESDHLTVTRQIKPEEVLDVKTSERARKLDRTVNQTVRTQAKPEEVLDIKGSERTRNLDETVDLTVRTRTKPEEISHRKTTERNRKRDQTVDMTFRTQTKPEKVLGIIDSERTKKLDQMIDLTFRTQTIPEKVLDIKDSERTRKLDQMVAMAFKTQTKPEEVLNIKASERTRKLDQTGDLTFRTQTKPEEVLDSMASERTNLVDQTDDFTVRRKINNKTCLDIMTSKTRRKAEQRLSSIQTVKSPNSPKTLTKTITFMTDPCDSSSTKLDFRHEKQDTSSDNDNHKRLEEERRNQLLAKPLSPNWLAPDNINFYATLPLGKRSRLGPSPTLSPYECFSEDEQSDNVFFSNVLTKKKNTSFGESENVAQQNNSVKIWEQKSSGVKVTSPCADLKYGLHRGRSVSVSSVVSGRPSGPGRISTGSRQSSISDLSSLDGFVPKSRHSSMNSPVGSPENQISYKGPSGRLSSEGLLRSPDNLEAISFLWDMETDPTPPSSPPYARRMSQVSSPSSASSWTSPDSSSPRGFLPSRTYRSTLSAFKESGSESTTDDEYYLNSDDDDEKETEL, encoded by the exons ATGTCAACACTTCCTTCGGGTTTGAAGTCAAACTGCGACGTGAGCACCGAgctgtggagtgtgtgtgcggACAACTCATCAACGCGGAGACACAGCGCGAG GGGTTTCCAGGAAACAAGAGAGAAGAAGTGTATCGCCAGAGCGTCGACTGAGAGCATCCAAACCGCTAAGA ATCTGCAGATCAGACGGAGAACACTCCTGAAAAGCAAAGGCGAGTGGGTGAGCGCGCCGGAGAGTCAGGATGAGTGTCGCAGTCAGCCCCGCTTCACGTCATCCATTTCCCTGAGGTTCCCGTCCACAAAGGGAGAGAATTCCAGGGCAAACATCCGCCTCGCTACAAAGCTAAGAGTTAATGATCT gCACACAAAATCTGATGAGGGAACAAAGGTAGCTGATGGACAACGTCCAGAG tttggtgagaaGGATTTCCTGGTTGATGCGTTAAGAGAGCCAACTGGTAGAACAGCTAAAGATGAGGATGTGCCAAAATCAAGTAAAGACTCCATCTCTTCATGGGGAAACCATGGTGCGAATGCTCGACCCTCTGATGGAGTACAGCGTGGCTTAGACCTCTGTGATCGGGGTCATCCTGCAAATATCTCCGCACAGGGACACTCCGCAGGTTTTGAGCACGTGTTGGAGCTACGAGTCACTGAGTGTGAAACCGCAGAGGGGCAATCAGGACTTAATTACCCTCTAGGACAGAATGCAGAAGGAAAGTTTTGTCACAGGACTCTAATCTCTTTTCGAGAGGATTCTGGTTCAAAGGCTGACTCTGACTGCCAGGTCGATGCATGTTCTTCCTCAGCAATAAACCAGGCCTTATCGCTACCCTCGTTTCCTGCTTCTTCTGACAGCAATAATCTGAAATCAGATCTTATCACTTCCAGTGCAGCCATGTTTACTTCTACCATAGTCTCTGTTCTTGCTCCTCATTGGAGCGGACGCCTTAGGAGGCACAAACGAGGCTTTAGTGATGTTGGGCCAGATACTGCACAGAGTACAAACCAGTCTGCTTTGAGTCAGAATGAACAGCAGCAACGTTTTCCCCTCCAACAGATACAGGCGCAGAGTGGAGTCACCAGGAGTTCTGATGAATGGCAAAACGAAAGCTTTTCACACCTCTCTGAATCAAAATCACAATTTTTGAAGACCAGCTCAGTGAGAATGAACAAGCATGCAGAGGACCAAAGAACAGAGTTTATGAGGCCCCTGCATGTGTCAATGGACTCCAGTGAGGTGCCTAGACCTGCCATGTCACTTCAAGTTCATAACTACAGAAGGATGGCACAGTCAGTGGATCAAGGAGACTCCTTCTCTTCGCTAAGGTCTAGGCCAACCACAAGCACTTTGCTTTTGTCTTCCAGAAGAATGAATTCGAGAAAACCTATTCCTCAATCCTTTCAAATGAACAGGCAGTTATCCGCATCCATCAGCTCTCTAAATTTACCAAGTAAAAGTATATTGAGGTCTTCCCAACCACAACTCAACCTTGTTTCCTCAAATAATCCAGCCGAAGAGACACTTCTGAGAAAAAACTTTCTTGCCTCTTCTGACCAACTTTCAGTCACACACAAACCTAAGGCCCTCTCTCCAAATTGGGCAGAGAGAGACTTCTCAAGTAAGCATCGTTATTTAATCACTGGGAATTTTGACAAAACTCCTCCTACTACAGATGATACAACCAGGGAAAGACTGTTTTCGAACTATACAAGATTCAACCAATCAGAGACGCTCAAATCTGCTACGGATCATGGAGCAGTTGACCGGAGAATCACTTCCACGAAAACTGTTCAGGATTTTAGTTGTAGGATCTCAGAAAGATCTGGTATGTTTTCTCCAAAGGAGAATGCAAATAGTGTATTTGTTTTCCCACAACCCCTCCCAAACTTTAATTCTGATAGTGTACTTAAGAGACAGGTCAGCAAGATATCAATGACGAGCACGAACCGTAAACCTAGCACTTTTGTGCAGTCTAACATTATCAACAATATGAACAACTCAAGCATGACCAGCACTACGAACAGCTCAACTGGCCCCCGAACAAACCATCCATTTGCCACCAGTCCCTCTGTCAGTTTAACTCCAGCACCCATGACGCAGGCTGACCAAAACAATGTTCAGAACTCAAGCAAGCCTTCCTCAAGCCCTGTGAACTCTCTAAACATAAGAACATTTACAGAGAGTCTTAACTTCTCACCTTTGAAAGATTCTGTTGAAGAAAGAAGTCCGTCTCATTTATGGTCAAATTATCTGAACTCTAAGAGACAGGAAAACGTGTCAAATCAAAGCCCTTTAGATGAGCAAAGTCCATTATCTACATCTGAGTTTAAGCCCAGAAGAGTCTGTATTCCGAGCATCTACACATACCTAAGGGAAACCAGTTCACCTAAAAGCACCCAGGTATCTCCAGCATTGAGCTCTCCCAGTCCGCAAAACGTATCACTAAAGCAAatacaggaagaaaataaaaattcaaggAAACTGCAATTTACTTTTGACTTAAACTCATTCGAGTCACAAGATCCCCCTTTAAAACCTGACTCCAGTTCTACCAGTGCACCACAATCCCTGCCACCTGATACTGGTAAAAAAACTGTGTCTCGTATTAGTCAATCCCCTTACTCCACCCTCATCTCTACAAGAGAAGCAGTTAAGAGCATTTCATCTCCACCTGTGGGGCAGCAACACAGTAGATCTTTATCTTATGGTAGTTCACCAGTAGATGCTAAGTCTTCAAAGGTTGGGAAAAGATCCTATACTTCTGTCATCAGAGACCGAATGAATCAAAGGAAGGTATCACTGGGAGAGCAGGTGGGAGCTACCAATATCCAGCCTGCAGCAGAAACAGATTCCGTTTATCAAGATCGCGTCTCGAAAAGCTCAACAGATGCAAAGTTCCCAGACTGTCAAACTAACACCTTAATCCCTACTGCTACACACCCAAAACAGACTGACATGAGCACTACTGTCATTACAAATATCCCTCATGAGGAACATAATGGCATATTTTTGTCTTGGGGTGACAAAAATAACACTTATGCAAATGACACGTTGAATGCCAAagatctttctttttcattaggCCCATCCCTAGTCAGTGAGGAGATGCAAAGAGAAGCCCTAACAGGAACCGCACAAACAAATCAAACATTCCAGGAAAGTCAGAGTTCTAACTCAAAGAAGAGCCTCTTTTCAATGAGAAGTAAGAAAGAGAATGCTCTGTCCTCATCTCCTTCAGCGAGCAAAGAGGGTTTGGCTGTCAAAAATGGTGAGATGACAGGAGTTAAAACCAAGAAAGTGGATCAAGTATTAAATCGGTTAAGGCAAACCTTTGGGGGCAGATTTTCAGAAGACAGTGACATAACAAATAAGAGAAAGACTAAAAAGGAGGAGGCTTTCAATATTAAGGCTTTTGaaagtgttaagaaagaaaaagaaagtgatCATCTGACTGTTACTAGACAGATTAAACCTGAAGAGGTTTTAGACGTGAAGACTTCTGAAAGAGCTCGGAAGCTAGACAGAACGGTAAATCAGACTGTTAGGACGCAGGCTAAACCTGAAGAGGTTTTAGACATCAAGGGTTCTGAAAGAACTAGGAACCTAGACGAAACAGTTGATCTGACTGTTAGGACGAGGACTAAACCTGAGGAGATTTCACACAGAAAGACGACTGAGAGAAATAGAAAACGAGACCAAACGGTCGATATGACCTTTAGGACGCAGACTAAACCTGAAAAGGTTTTAGGCATCATTGATTCTGAAAGAACTAAGAAACTAGACCAAATGATTGATTTGACATTTAGGACACAGACTATACCTGAAAAGGTTTTAGACATCAAGGATTCTGAAAGAACTAggaagctagaccaaatggttGCTATGGCTTTTAAGACGCAGACTAAACCTGAAGAGGTTTTAAACATAAAGGCTTCTGAAAGAACCAGAAAGCTAGACCAAACAGGTGATCTGACCTTTAGGACACAGACTAAGCCTGAAGAGGTTTTAGACAGCATGGCTTCTGAAAGGACTAATTTGGTAGATCAAACAGATGATTTTACAGTCAGAAGAAAGATTAACAATAAGACATGCTTAGACATTATGACTTCTAAAACCAGGAGGAAAGCAGAGCAGAGGCTTTCTTCGATTCAAACTGTAAAATCTCCCAACTCGCCAAAAACTCTTACAAAAACAATCACCTTTATGACAGATCCTTGTGACTCTTCTAGCACCAAATTAGATTTCAGACATGAAAAACAAGATACCTCATCAGATAATGACAATCACAAAAGACTAGAGGAGGAAAGGAGAAATCAACTCCTAGCTAAACCCCTTAGCCCTAACTGGCTTGCGCCAGACAATATCAACTTCTATGCGACACTGCCTCTGGGCAAAAGATCCAGACTTGGTCCTTctccaacactttctccatatGAATGTTTTTCAGAAGATGAACAAAGTGATAACGTGTTTTTCAGCAACGtcctaacaaagaaaaaaaacacttcttttgGTGAGTCAGAAAATGTTGCTCAACAAAACAACAGTGTAAAAATTTGGGAGCAGAAGTCGTCAGGTGTAAAGGTGACCTCTCCCTGTGCTGATCTCAAGTATGGACTGCATCGTGGACGATCCGTCTCTGTTAGCAGTGTAGTTTCAGGGCGTCCGTCAGGTCCTGGACGAATCTCGACAGGATCGAGGCAAAGCAGCATCAGTGACTTGAGCAGCCTAGATGGCTTTGTGCCTAAGAGCCGACATTCAAGCATGAACAGTCCAGTCGGTTCACCTGAGAACCAGATTTCTTATAAGGGACCTTCAGGACGGTTATCATCAGAGGGTCTTCTCAGGAGCCCAGATAACCTGGAGGCCATCTCATTTCTGTGGGACATGGAAACAGATCCAACACCGCCCTCTTCTCCACCGTATGCTCGACGTATGTCCCAGGTCTCCAGCCCATCTTCAGCTAGCAGCTGGACCTCGCCAGATAGCTCGTCTCCTCGTGGATTTCTGCCTTCCAGGACCTACAGGTCCACATTGTCTGCTTTCAAGGAGTCGGGTTCAGAGTCTACTACTGACGATGAATACTATCTCAACAGCGATGATGACGATGAGAAAGAAACAGAACTTTAG
- the zmp:0000000991 gene encoding uncharacterized protein zmp:0000000991 isoform X3, with amino-acid sequence MSTLPSGLKSNCDVSTELWSVCADNSSTRRHSARGFQETREKKCIARASTESIQTAKNLQIRRRTLLKSKGEWVSAPESQDECRSQPRFTSSISLRFPSTKGENSRANIRLATKLRVNDLLVRRISWLMR; translated from the exons ATGTCAACACTTCCTTCGGGTTTGAAGTCAAACTGCGACGTGAGCACCGAgctgtggagtgtgtgtgcggACAACTCATCAACGCGGAGACACAGCGCGAG GGGTTTCCAGGAAACAAGAGAGAAGAAGTGTATCGCCAGAGCGTCGACTGAGAGCATCCAAACCGCTAAGA ATCTGCAGATCAGACGGAGAACACTCCTGAAAAGCAAAGGCGAGTGGGTGAGCGCGCCGGAGAGTCAGGATGAGTGTCGCAGTCAGCCCCGCTTCACGTCATCCATTTCCCTGAGGTTCCCGTCCACAAAGGGAGAGAATTCCAGGGCAAACATCCGCCTCGCTACAAAGCTAAGAGTTAATGATCT tttggtgagaaGGATTTCCTGGTTGATGCGTTAA